In a genomic window of Streptomyces sp. NBC_01142:
- a CDS encoding GNAT family N-acetyltransferase, translating into MDDLIVRPAVPEDAVEICRLLNAVDVAEIGRPETDLSSVQSDLAHPETDLAQDSWLGFWDGRLVAYALLWDDSGAERIDIDHYILPEHQDAGEQLLELAQARAVQRAVANGADRAVVHLRLNIRPTLDTSLLTRRGWQAVRRYNVLTRPLSPPADPSPALPPGLTVRDCRDEADRRRAHELAEETFAEHYDHQQRSYRQWLDDLGVGIDWSLVWIASLDGSGDVAVLLTRDDREAMGWISLIGVRKEARARGLGSHLLRHAFAAYADRGRDIIGLGVDTGNVTGALRLYEAHGMTLHFAVDTWEVTLRADPPARPDGRG; encoded by the coding sequence ATGGATGACCTCATAGTGCGGCCCGCGGTCCCCGAGGACGCGGTGGAGATCTGTCGGCTGCTCAATGCGGTGGACGTCGCCGAGATCGGGCGGCCGGAGACCGATCTCAGCTCGGTCCAGAGCGATCTCGCCCATCCCGAGACCGATCTGGCGCAGGACTCATGGCTGGGGTTCTGGGACGGAAGACTGGTCGCGTACGCGCTGCTGTGGGACGACTCCGGGGCCGAGCGCATCGACATCGACCACTACATCCTGCCCGAGCACCAGGACGCGGGGGAGCAGCTCCTGGAGCTGGCGCAGGCGCGTGCCGTGCAGCGGGCCGTGGCCAACGGGGCCGACCGGGCCGTCGTCCACCTCCGGCTCAACATCCGGCCCACGCTGGACACTTCGCTGCTGACCCGCCGCGGCTGGCAGGCCGTGCGCCGCTACAACGTCCTCACCCGGCCGCTGTCTCCGCCGGCCGATCCCTCTCCGGCGCTCCCGCCCGGGCTCACCGTCCGCGACTGCCGGGACGAGGCGGACCGCAGGCGCGCCCATGAACTGGCCGAGGAGACCTTCGCCGAGCACTACGACCATCAACAGCGCAGCTACCGGCAGTGGCTCGACGACCTCGGCGTGGGCATCGACTGGTCCCTGGTGTGGATCGCCTCCCTCGACGGGTCCGGTGACGTGGCCGTGCTGCTGACCCGGGACGACCGGGAGGCCATGGGCTGGATCTCGCTCATCGGCGTACGCAAGGAGGCGCGGGCCCGCGGGCTCGGCAGCCATCTGCTGCGCCATGCCTTCGCCGCCTACGCGGACCGCGGCCGCGACATCATCGGGCTGGGTGTGGACACCGGCAACGTGACGGGCGCGCTGCGGCTGTACGAGGCCCACGGCATGACTCTGCACTTCGCCGTGGACACGTGGGAGGTGACTCTGCGGGCCGATCCTCCGGCTCGTCCAGACGGCCGAGGCTGA
- a CDS encoding ABC transporter substrate-binding protein has translation MRGAAHARWAVCALVVALAATACGGGGGSGGSGADGIVSSSWGDPQNPLEPANTNEVQGGKVLDMLFRGLKRYDPKTGEAKDMVAEKIATSDSVNFAVTIKDGWTFSNGEKVTAQSFVDAWNYGAHLKNNQRNAYFFGYIEGYEQVHPAQGQPSAETLSGLKVVDARNFTVKLSQKFSTWPETLGYAAFAPLPGAFFDNHDAWLSQPIGNGPYTVDSYAKGSRMSLRRWDDYPGPDKARNGGVDLNVYTDNNTAYTDLTAGNLDLVDDVPAAQLQNVRADLGDRYINTPAGIIQTLAFPYYDKAWDTPEGAKVRTGLSMAINRQQITDTIFQKTRTPAKDWTSPVLGADGGYSDSLCGAACEYNPAEAKKLIAEGGGIPGGRLSLSYNADTGSHKEWVDAVCNSINNALGNDRACAGNPVGTFADFRSQITQSKMPGPFRAGWQMDYPLIQNFLQPLYYTNASSNDGKWTNEKFDRLIDKANAETDATKATQTFQQAEEVVRDEMAAIPLWYQNGSAGYSERVSNVALNPFSVPVYNEITVN, from the coding sequence ATGCGCGGAGCCGCGCACGCCAGGTGGGCCGTATGCGCGCTGGTCGTCGCCCTTGCGGCGACGGCCTGCGGCGGCGGGGGCGGCAGCGGTGGCAGCGGCGCCGACGGCATCGTGAGCTCCTCGTGGGGCGACCCGCAGAACCCGCTGGAGCCTGCCAACACCAACGAGGTGCAGGGCGGCAAGGTCCTCGACATGCTCTTCCGTGGCCTCAAGCGGTACGACCCGAAGACCGGCGAGGCCAAGGACATGGTCGCCGAGAAGATCGCGACCTCGGACTCGGTCAACTTCGCGGTCACCATCAAGGACGGCTGGACCTTCAGCAATGGCGAGAAGGTCACCGCCCAGTCCTTCGTGGACGCCTGGAACTACGGCGCACACCTCAAGAACAACCAGCGGAACGCGTACTTCTTCGGCTATATCGAGGGATACGAGCAGGTTCACCCGGCGCAGGGGCAGCCCAGCGCCGAGACCCTCAGCGGGCTCAAGGTCGTCGACGCCCGGAACTTCACGGTCAAGCTCTCCCAGAAGTTCTCGACCTGGCCCGAGACGCTCGGCTACGCCGCGTTCGCCCCGCTGCCCGGGGCGTTCTTCGACAACCACGACGCCTGGCTCTCCCAGCCCATCGGCAACGGCCCGTACACCGTCGATTCGTACGCCAAGGGCTCCAGGATGTCCCTGCGCAGATGGGACGACTACCCGGGCCCGGACAAGGCACGGAACGGCGGAGTCGACCTCAATGTGTACACGGACAACAACACCGCCTACACCGATCTGACGGCCGGAAACCTCGACCTCGTCGACGACGTACCGGCCGCGCAGCTGCAGAACGTGCGGGCCGACCTCGGAGACCGGTACATCAACACCCCCGCCGGCATCATCCAGACTCTCGCGTTCCCGTACTACGACAAGGCCTGGGACACCCCGGAAGGGGCGAAGGTCCGCACGGGCCTGTCCATGGCGATCAACCGTCAGCAGATCACCGACACGATCTTCCAGAAGACCCGTACGCCCGCGAAGGACTGGACCTCTCCCGTGCTCGGTGCGGACGGCGGCTACAGCGACTCGCTCTGCGGCGCCGCCTGCGAGTACAACCCCGCCGAGGCGAAGAAGCTGATCGCCGAGGGCGGCGGCATCCCCGGCGGCCGGCTGAGTCTCTCGTACAACGCGGACACCGGCTCGCACAAGGAGTGGGTCGACGCGGTCTGCAACAGCATCAACAACGCCCTGGGCAACGACAGGGCGTGCGCCGGCAACCCCGTCGGCACCTTCGCCGACTTCCGCAGCCAGATCACCCAGAGCAAGATGCCGGGCCCGTTCCGCGCCGGGTGGCAGATGGACTACCCGCTGATCCAGAACTTCCTGCAGCCCCTCTACTACACCAACGCCTCGTCCAACGACGGCAAGTGGACCAATGAGAAGTTCGACCGGCTCATCGACAAGGCCAACGCCGAGACGGACGCGACGAAGGCGACGCAGACCTTCCAGCAGGCCGAGGAGGTCGTACGGGACGAGATGGCGGCCATCCCGCTCTGGTACCAGAACGGCAGCGCGGGCTACTCGGAACGCGTCTCCAATGTCGCGCTGAACCCCTTCAGCGTGCCGGTCTACAACGAGATCACGGTCAACTGA
- a CDS encoding ABC transporter permease, which produces MGRYVIRRLLQMIPVFIGATLLIFLMVNVMGDPVAGLCGDRQCDPATAAQLEKEFGLDKPVWQQYLTYMGNVFSGDFGTAFNGQEVTELMATAFPVTIRLTLVAIFFEIVIGITLGVITGLRRGRPVDTGVLLGTLVVISVPTFVTGLLIQLLLGVEWKIIDPSVSAAAPLDELIVPGLVLASVSLAYVTRLTRTSIAENARSDYVRTAKAKGLPRSRVISRHLLRNSLIPVVTFIGTDVGALMGGAIVTERIFNIHGVGYQLYQGILRQNTQTVVGFVTILVIVFLVANLLVDLLYAVLDPRIRYA; this is translated from the coding sequence ATGGGACGTTATGTGATCCGGCGTCTGCTGCAGATGATCCCGGTCTTCATCGGCGCCACGCTGCTGATCTTCCTCATGGTCAACGTGATGGGCGACCCCGTCGCGGGGCTCTGTGGCGACCGGCAGTGCGACCCGGCGACCGCCGCGCAGCTGGAGAAGGAGTTCGGTCTCGATAAGCCGGTGTGGCAGCAGTATCTGACGTACATGGGCAATGTCTTCTCCGGTGACTTCGGCACGGCCTTCAACGGCCAGGAGGTCACCGAGCTGATGGCGACGGCCTTCCCGGTCACCATCCGTCTGACGCTCGTGGCGATCTTCTTCGAGATCGTCATCGGCATCACCCTGGGGGTGATCACGGGGCTGCGGCGCGGCCGCCCGGTCGACACCGGCGTGCTGCTGGGGACGCTGGTGGTCATCTCCGTCCCCACGTTCGTCACCGGTCTGCTGATCCAGCTGCTGCTCGGCGTGGAGTGGAAGATCATCGACCCGTCCGTCTCCGCGGCCGCGCCGCTCGACGAGCTGATCGTGCCGGGGCTGGTGCTCGCCTCGGTCTCGCTGGCGTACGTCACCCGGCTGACCCGGACGTCGATCGCCGAGAACGCCCGCTCCGACTACGTGCGCACCGCGAAGGCCAAGGGCCTCCCCAGAAGCCGCGTGATCAGCCGGCATCTGCTGCGCAACTCACTGATCCCGGTGGTCACCTTCATCGGCACCGATGTGGGCGCCCTGATGGGCGGTGCGATCGTCACCGAGCGAATCTTCAACATCCACGGCGTCGGCTACCAGCTCTACCAGGGCATTCTGCGGCAGAACACCCAGACCGTCGTCGGCTTCGTGACCATCCTCGTCATCGTCTTCCTGGTGGCCAACCTGCTGGTCGACCTTCTCTACGCCGTTCTCGACCCGAGGATCCGGTATGCCTGA
- a CDS encoding ABC transporter permease, with amino-acid sequence MPERHDPDGAMAPTGAGGALDLAMSEGETLEQTPGGPGTGPSEPDPSAASGGRARSLWSDAWRDLRRNPVFIISGLIIIFLVLISVWPSLIASGNPLQCDLSKAQQGSQPGYPFGFNAQGCDVYTRTVYGARASVTVGVCATLGVALLGSVLGGLAGFFGGGGDAVLSRITDIFFGIPVVLGGLVLLSVVTSSTVWPVIGFMVLLGWPQLSRIARGSVITARQNDYVQAARALGASNSRILLRHIAPNAVAPVIVVATIALGTYISLEATLSFLGVGLKPPTVSWGIDISDASKYIRNAPHMLLWPAGALAVTVLAFIMLGDAVRDALDPKLR; translated from the coding sequence ATGCCTGAGCGACACGACCCAGACGGTGCGATGGCCCCGACCGGAGCGGGCGGCGCCTTGGATCTCGCCATGAGCGAGGGAGAGACGCTGGAGCAGACCCCCGGCGGGCCGGGCACAGGCCCCTCCGAGCCGGATCCGTCAGCCGCCTCCGGCGGACGGGCCCGCAGCCTGTGGTCCGACGCCTGGCGCGATCTGCGGCGCAACCCCGTCTTCATCATCTCGGGGCTGATCATCATCTTTCTGGTCCTCATCTCTGTCTGGCCGTCGCTGATCGCCTCCGGAAATCCGCTCCAGTGCGACCTGTCCAAGGCCCAGCAGGGCTCCCAGCCCGGATACCCCTTCGGCTTCAACGCCCAGGGCTGCGACGTGTACACGCGTACGGTCTACGGTGCCCGCGCCTCGGTCACCGTCGGTGTCTGCGCGACGCTCGGGGTGGCGCTGCTCGGCTCCGTCCTCGGCGGCCTGGCCGGCTTCTTCGGCGGAGGGGGGGACGCGGTCCTCTCCCGGATCACCGACATCTTCTTCGGCATCCCGGTCGTCCTCGGCGGACTCGTCCTGCTCTCCGTCGTCACCAGCTCCACCGTCTGGCCGGTCATCGGTTTCATGGTGCTGCTGGGCTGGCCGCAGCTCTCCCGTATCGCGCGCGGCTCGGTCATCACCGCCAGACAGAACGACTACGTCCAGGCGGCACGGGCGCTCGGCGCGTCCAACTCCCGGATTCTGCTGCGGCACATCGCCCCCAACGCCGTCGCGCCGGTGATCGTCGTGGCGACCATCGCGCTGGGTACGTACATCTCGCTGGAGGCGACCCTCTCGTTCCTCGGCGTCGGTCTGAAGCCGCCGACCGTGTCCTGGGGGATCGACATCTCCGACGCCTCCAAGTACATCCGCAACGCCCCGCACATGCTGCTCTGGCCCGCCGGCGCGCTGGCGGTCACCGTGCTCGCGTTCATCATGCTCGGCGACGCGGTCCGCGACGCCCTCGACCCCAAGCTGCGCTGA
- a CDS encoding ABC transporter ATP-binding protein, producing MLLEVRDLHVEFRTRDGVAKAVNGVDYTVQAGETLAVLGESGSGKSVTAQAIMGILDMPPGKITGGEILFEGQDLLQLKEEKRRKIRGARMAMIFQDALSSLNPVLSVGNQLGEMFVVHRGMSKKDARATSVELMERVGIPAAKERVGQYPHQFSGGMRQRIMIAMALALEPALIIADEPTTALDVTVQAQVMDLLAKLRSELNMGLILITHDLGVVADVADRIAVMYAGRIVETAPVHDIYKAPAHPYTKGLLASIPRLDQKGRELYAIKGLPPNLMHIPPGCAFNPRCPLARDVCRTDAPPLYEVSEDRGSACHFWQEALND from the coding sequence ATGTTGCTCGAAGTGCGCGATCTGCACGTGGAGTTCCGTACGCGGGACGGGGTCGCCAAGGCCGTCAACGGCGTGGACTACACCGTGCAGGCGGGCGAGACACTCGCCGTGCTGGGCGAGTCCGGGTCCGGCAAGTCCGTCACCGCGCAGGCGATCATGGGCATCCTGGACATGCCGCCGGGGAAGATCACGGGCGGCGAGATCCTCTTCGAGGGGCAGGATCTGCTGCAGCTCAAGGAGGAGAAGCGGCGGAAGATCCGCGGGGCTCGGATGGCCATGATCTTCCAGGACGCGCTCTCGTCCCTGAACCCGGTGCTGAGCGTCGGCAACCAGCTCGGCGAGATGTTCGTCGTCCACCGCGGGATGTCGAAGAAGGACGCGCGGGCCACCTCCGTCGAGCTGATGGAGCGGGTAGGCATCCCGGCGGCGAAGGAGCGGGTCGGACAGTACCCGCACCAGTTCAGCGGCGGTATGCGTCAGCGCATCATGATCGCCATGGCGCTTGCCCTGGAGCCCGCGCTGATCATCGCGGACGAGCCGACGACCGCGCTGGACGTCACCGTCCAGGCCCAGGTGATGGACCTGCTGGCCAAGCTCCGGAGCGAGCTGAACATGGGGCTCATCCTGATCACCCACGACCTGGGCGTGGTCGCCGACGTCGCGGACAGGATCGCGGTGATGTACGCCGGGCGGATCGTCGAGACGGCCCCGGTCCACGACATCTACAAGGCCCCGGCGCATCCCTACACCAAGGGCCTGCTCGCATCGATCCCGCGCCTGGACCAGAAGGGCCGGGAGCTGTACGCGATCAAGGGCCTGCCGCCGAATCTGATGCACATCCCGCCGGGCTGCGCCTTCAACCCGCGCTGCCCGCTGGCCCGGGACGTGTGCCGTACCGATGCGCCGCCGCTGTACGAGGTGTCGGAGGACCGCGGGAGCGCGTGCCACTTCTGGCAGGAGGCGCTCAATGACTGA
- a CDS encoding ABC transporter ATP-binding protein, with the protein MTEQVGQAGQAEAILEVRDLVKHYPLTRGILFKKQVGAVRAVDGVDLDLAAGETLGIVGESGCGKSTLAKMLVQLEKPTAGAIRYRGEDVTTLSGRALKAVRRNIQMVFQDPYTSLNPRMTVGDIIGEPYDIHPEVAPKGERRRKVQDLLDVVGLNPEYINRYPHQFSGGQRQRIGIARGLALRPEIIVADEPVSALDVSVQAQVINLLDRLQNEFSLSYVFIAHDLSIVRHISDRVGVMYLGRIVEIGKDAEIYDHPTHPYTQALLSAVPVPDPEAREHRERIILSGDVPSPANIPSGCRFRTRCWKARERCELEVPLLAVPAEFRLMEGPAHHDSACHFAEEKHVVPGQEPADGDGEGDRPDDGGGPGHGDGPARVDRSGDGDGPAAKSL; encoded by the coding sequence ATGACTGAGCAGGTGGGGCAGGCCGGGCAGGCCGAGGCGATCCTGGAGGTGCGCGACCTGGTCAAGCACTATCCGCTCACCCGGGGCATCCTCTTCAAGAAGCAGGTCGGCGCGGTCAGGGCGGTCGACGGTGTCGACCTTGACCTCGCGGCGGGTGAGACGCTCGGCATTGTGGGGGAGTCGGGCTGCGGCAAGTCCACCCTCGCCAAGATGCTGGTCCAGCTGGAGAAGCCCACGGCCGGGGCGATCCGGTACAGGGGCGAGGACGTCACCACGCTGTCCGGGCGCGCGCTCAAGGCCGTACGCCGCAATATCCAGATGGTGTTCCAGGATCCGTACACCTCGCTCAACCCGCGGATGACGGTCGGCGACATCATCGGGGAGCCGTACGACATCCATCCCGAGGTGGCGCCCAAGGGCGAGAGGCGCCGCAAGGTCCAGGATCTTCTCGACGTCGTCGGGCTCAACCCCGAATACATCAACCGCTATCCGCACCAGTTCAGCGGCGGGCAGCGGCAGCGCATCGGTATCGCGCGGGGGCTCGCTCTCCGGCCGGAGATCATCGTGGCGGACGAACCGGTCTCGGCCCTCGACGTCTCGGTCCAGGCGCAGGTCATCAATCTGCTGGACAGGCTCCAGAACGAATTCAGCCTGAGCTATGTCTTCATCGCCCATGACCTGTCGATCGTCCGGCACATCTCCGACCGGGTCGGCGTGATGTATCTCGGGCGGATCGTGGAGATCGGCAAGGACGCCGAGATCTACGACCACCCGACGCACCCGTACACCCAGGCGCTGCTGTCGGCGGTCCCGGTGCCCGACCCGGAGGCGCGTGAGCACCGCGAGCGGATCATCCTCTCCGGCGATGTGCCGTCGCCGGCGAACATCCCCTCCGGTTGCCGCTTCCGCACGCGCTGCTGGAAGGCCCGGGAGCGATGCGAACTGGAGGTGCCGCTGCTCGCGGTCCCGGCGGAGTTCCGGCTGATGGAGGGCCCGGCGCACCACGACTCGGCCTGCCACTTCGCGGAGGAGAAGCACGTGGTGCCGGGCCAGGAGCCGGCTGACGGGGACGGCGAAGGGGACCGGCCGGACGATGGCGGTGGGCCTGGTCACGGGGACGGGCCCGCTCGCGTGGACCGGTCGGGGGACGGGGACGGGCCCGCTGCCAAGTCCCTTTAG
- a CDS encoding prolyl oligopeptidase family serine peptidase — MTSRQQLSFPRQYARTQRFTLGAPRAFTVSPDGARVVFLRSASGTDRAGRLWVLDLEGDGRRAQERPAADPEALLGGAAEELSASERARRERSREGSSGIVGYAVDQAVELAAFALSGRLFTAELRAGTARELPVPGPVIDPRPSPDGRHIAYVAQGALRVTGAEGTGDRALAEPEDEHTAYGLAEFVAAEDMGRSRGFWWSPESDRLLVARVDERDVQRWWIADPAHPDREPERVAYPAAGTPNAEVRLFLVPIAEDQGGDGDQGGECTEVSWDRARYPYLTRVHWSSAGAPLLLVQSRDQRTQLYLVVDPESGATRTVHVDEDPLWLDLFPGVPAWAPDGRLVRIADEGGARVLTVGDRALTGGQLQLRAVLDIGESDVLVSAAAGEEAAEPETGEIHVYRVNELGIERISQGAGVHSAVRSGGVTVLASSRTEVSGASVQVLRDGKQIAVVASYAEQPVLTARVRLCEAGRHRIPCAVLLPTDYDESHGPLPVLLDPYGGPHGQRVLAAQNPHLTSQWFADQGFAVIVADGRGAPGRSPGWEKAIKHNFPLTLDDQIEALHGLAGAFPLDLDRVAIRGWSFGGYLAAMAVLRRPDVFHAAVAGAPVSDQRLYDTHYTERYLGDPAEQPEVYAANSLVTDDGLTTPEYPARPLMIIHGLADDNVVMAHTLRLSSALLAAGRPHEVLPLTGVTHMTPQEQIAENLLLLQVDFLKRSLGLHLDPSGD, encoded by the coding sequence ATGACCTCGAGGCAGCAGCTCTCCTTCCCGCGTCAGTACGCCAGGACCCAGCGCTTCACGCTGGGGGCTCCGCGTGCCTTCACCGTGTCCCCGGACGGCGCCCGCGTAGTGTTCCTACGCTCGGCGTCCGGGACCGACCGGGCCGGGCGGCTCTGGGTTCTGGACCTGGAGGGGGATGGCCGCCGGGCGCAGGAGCGGCCCGCCGCCGATCCGGAGGCGCTGCTGGGTGGTGCGGCCGAGGAGCTGTCGGCGAGCGAACGGGCCCGGCGCGAGCGCAGCCGAGAGGGGTCGTCGGGCATCGTCGGCTATGCGGTGGACCAGGCTGTGGAGTTGGCGGCGTTCGCGCTGTCGGGACGGCTGTTCACGGCCGAGCTGAGGGCCGGGACCGCGCGCGAACTGCCCGTACCGGGACCGGTGATCGACCCCCGGCCGTCGCCCGACGGGCGGCACATCGCGTATGTCGCGCAGGGCGCGCTGCGGGTGACGGGGGCGGAGGGCACCGGGGACAGGGCACTGGCCGAGCCGGAGGACGAGCACACGGCCTACGGCCTTGCGGAGTTCGTCGCGGCCGAGGACATGGGCCGCTCGCGCGGTTTCTGGTGGTCGCCGGAGTCGGACCGGCTACTGGTCGCCCGGGTCGACGAAAGGGACGTACAGCGCTGGTGGATCGCCGATCCGGCGCATCCGGACCGGGAGCCGGAGCGGGTCGCCTATCCGGCGGCCGGCACGCCCAACGCCGAGGTGCGGCTGTTCCTCGTCCCGATCGCGGAGGACCAGGGCGGGGACGGGGACCAGGGCGGGGAGTGTACGGAGGTGAGCTGGGACCGGGCCCGCTATCCGTACCTGACGCGGGTGCACTGGTCGTCCGCGGGCGCTCCGCTGCTGCTGGTGCAGTCGCGTGACCAGCGCACCCAGCTGTATCTGGTGGTGGATCCCGAGTCGGGCGCGACCCGTACGGTGCATGTCGACGAGGATCCGCTGTGGCTGGACCTCTTCCCGGGGGTGCCTGCCTGGGCGCCGGACGGGCGTCTTGTGCGCATCGCCGACGAGGGCGGCGCGCGGGTGCTCACGGTCGGCGACCGGGCGCTGACCGGGGGGCAGTTGCAGCTGCGGGCGGTGCTGGACATCGGCGAGAGCGATGTGCTGGTTTCGGCGGCGGCGGGCGAGGAGGCCGCGGAGCCGGAGACCGGCGAGATCCATGTGTACCGGGTCAACGAGCTCGGGATCGAGCGGATCTCCCAGGGCGCGGGAGTTCATTCGGCCGTGCGCTCCGGCGGGGTGACGGTGCTGGCCTCCTCGCGTACGGAGGTGAGCGGCGCGTCCGTGCAGGTGCTGCGGGACGGGAAGCAGATCGCGGTCGTCGCCTCGTATGCGGAGCAGCCGGTGCTGACGGCCCGGGTCCGGCTCTGCGAGGCGGGCAGGCACCGGATTCCGTGCGCGGTCCTGCTCCCTACGGACTACGACGAGTCGCACGGCCCGCTTCCCGTACTGCTGGATCCCTATGGCGGACCGCATGGCCAGCGTGTGCTCGCCGCACAGAATCCGCATCTCACCTCGCAGTGGTTCGCGGACCAGGGTTTCGCGGTGATCGTCGCGGACGGCCGGGGCGCTCCCGGCCGCTCCCCCGGCTGGGAGAAGGCGATCAAGCACAACTTCCCGCTCACTCTCGACGATCAGATCGAGGCGCTGCACGGGCTGGCCGGTGCCTTCCCGCTGGATCTCGACCGGGTCGCGATCCGCGGCTGGTCGTTCGGCGGCTATCTGGCCGCGATGGCGGTGCTGCGCCGTCCTGATGTCTTCCATGCGGCGGTCGCGGGCGCGCCGGTGTCGGATCAGCGGTTGTACGACACCCACTACACCGAGCGCTATCTCGGCGATCCGGCCGAACAGCCGGAGGTGTACGCCGCCAACTCCCTGGTCACGGACGACGGGTTGACGACTCCGGAGTATCCGGCGCGGCCGTTGATGATCATCCATGGTCTGGCGGACGACAATGTGGTGATGGCACACACCCTGCGGCTCTCCTCGGCACTGCTGGCCGCGGGCCGTCCGCACGAGGTGCTGCCGCTGACCGGGGTGACCCACATGACACCCCAGGAACAGATCGCGGAGAATCTGCTTCTACTCCAGGTGGACTTCCTCAAACGGTCGTTGGGGCTGCATCTCGACCCGTCCGGCGACTGA
- the mshB gene encoding N-acetyl-1-D-myo-inositol-2-amino-2-deoxy-alpha-D-glucopyranoside deacetylase, translating to MKDLPARRLLLVHAHPDDESINNGATMALYAASGAQVTLVTCTLGEEGEVIPSDLAHLAPDREDRLGPHRVGELAAAMKALGVSDHRFLGGPGRFRDSGMMGVEQNHREGAFWNTDVDDAVPHLVEVIRSVRPQVLVTYDPWGGYGHPDHIQAHRVAMRAAELAAEPAFRRDLGDPYAIAKIYWNRVPRSVAEEGFARLREAGGADFPGIAALDDIPGVVDDSEITTEIDGTAYAEQKTAAMRAHVTQIAVDGPFFALSNDLGQPIFATEYYQLVQGEPGAPPGEREHDLFTGVTV from the coding sequence ATGAAGGATCTCCCCGCCCGTCGTCTGCTTCTGGTGCATGCGCATCCGGACGACGAGTCGATCAACAACGGCGCGACGATGGCCCTGTACGCGGCCTCCGGCGCTCAGGTCACGCTGGTGACCTGCACCCTCGGTGAAGAGGGCGAGGTCATCCCGTCCGACCTCGCCCACCTCGCGCCCGACCGCGAAGACCGGCTGGGTCCCCATCGCGTCGGCGAACTGGCCGCCGCTATGAAGGCGCTGGGAGTCAGCGACCACCGCTTCCTCGGCGGTCCCGGCCGATTCCGGGACTCCGGGATGATGGGGGTGGAGCAGAACCACCGTGAGGGCGCGTTCTGGAACACGGACGTGGACGACGCCGTCCCCCACCTCGTCGAGGTGATCCGTTCGGTGCGGCCTCAGGTGCTGGTGACGTACGACCCCTGGGGCGGCTACGGGCACCCGGACCACATCCAGGCGCACCGGGTCGCGATGCGTGCCGCCGAACTGGCCGCCGAGCCCGCCTTCCGGCGTGACCTCGGTGATCCGTACGCCATCGCCAAGATCTACTGGAACCGGGTGCCGCGCTCGGTGGCCGAGGAGGGCTTCGCCCGGCTGCGCGAAGCGGGCGGCGCGGACTTCCCGGGCATCGCTGCCCTCGACGACATTCCGGGCGTGGTCGACGACTCGGAGATCACAACCGAGATCGACGGCACGGCGTACGCGGAGCAGAAGACTGCGGCGATGCGTGCACATGTCACCCAAATCGCCGTGGACGGCCCCTTCTTCGCACTCTCCAACGATCTGGGGCAGCCGATCTTCGCGACGGAGTACTACCAGTTGGTGCAGGGCGAACCGGGCGCCCCGCCCGGAGAGCGCGAACACGATCTCTTCACAGGGGTGACGGTATGA
- a CDS encoding DUF6113 family protein has translation MTSHNPPGSWLAQSPKPGRIAAYLGLAVLGAVVGIAGSLVQSAWLPGGLLLALLATAGLFYGSLRATGTQLGVMAPAVGWLMAIVLLSIGRPEGDGLFSAGITPLVFMLGGMAEAVICATMKRPVQPGGGPSRRGS, from the coding sequence ATGACTTCACACAACCCACCCGGTTCCTGGCTCGCCCAGTCGCCGAAGCCCGGCCGGATCGCCGCCTACCTCGGACTCGCCGTCCTCGGCGCGGTTGTCGGCATCGCCGGCTCGCTGGTCCAAAGCGCGTGGCTGCCCGGTGGGTTGCTGCTTGCGCTGCTCGCCACGGCCGGACTCTTCTACGGCTCCCTGCGGGCGACCGGCACCCAGCTCGGGGTCATGGCGCCCGCGGTGGGCTGGCTGATGGCGATCGTGCTGCTCAGCATCGGACGCCCGGAGGGTGACGGGCTGTTCTCGGCGGGAATCACGCCGCTCGTCTTCATGCTGGGCGGGATGGCCGAGGCTGTGATCTGCGCCACCATGAAGCGGCCTGTGCAGCCGGGCGGAGGGCCCAGCAGACGTGGCTCGTAG